Genomic window (Arachis hypogaea cultivar Tifrunner chromosome 13, arahy.Tifrunner.gnm2.J5K5, whole genome shotgun sequence):
CTGCCTTCCTCTGCAGCCTTGTAAGATGAATACAATCCCATAATAATGTCATGTGTCTCTTAAAATCTTTTTGGAATTTTAGCTGAACAACGGCCAATTATTTAGAAAACTCCATCAAGGCACTTTGACGACTAATAACAACAGCATTCCTGGTGAACCCACTTGCATCATTGAGTGCTGATTTCATCTTCTTTGTCCATCTATCCAACACTAATGACCGGAGAATCTCACAAATGTCTCTGTCAACCATAACTTTCACAATATATTCGCAAAGAATTCCAAATGACTCCATTCTTAAACAAGAACACATGAAGATAATTTCTTCTTGATGAAATTCAACAGTCCACAGAAAATCGGGTCTCCCATGCTTACACACAATGTACTTTAAGCAATCATCGTGATTCTTTATGTTTAGCACCCGTGTTGATCCAACTCTAGAAAGAAAAGGCCAAAACAATAGAAATATCTCCTGAGTATATACTTCAGCAGCAAATCTCTCTAGTAGCTCTATACAAGTCTGCATGACAGGCACCCCACGTGTAGATTCATAATcatcattaaattttttaaaacgcAAGTGTGTAACACACCTTTGAAAATGCTCTACAAAATTTGTCAAATCATACCGTGACCCCACATACCTTGCCACAACTGAGTGTAAACCTTCACATCTTGAGGTAGTTCTAACACCAGTAAAAAGCTTACCTCTTATATATGCAGTAGTCCACATATGCTTCTCTTCATACATGTTGTTCACCCACGGCTTATCCTCAAGGCCAAATTCTTCAATAAGATGAACCCACTTCTGCTTAAATACGAGAATCTTGTAGTCTCCCAACATAATTTTCCTGAAATTAGATGTAAATGATGGATTTCCAACATTGCTAGTCACATTTCAAATAAGGTGCCAAGTGCATAATCTATGTCTGACTTTGGAAAATACATCTCTTACTGCATTCCTAATCGCCATGGCCCCGTCAGTTACTATTGAAGTCGGGGTCTTACCCTTCATTGCAAATATGAGCTAACGTAGGAGCCAAATATATCAGTAGTTTCGTCCACATTAACGCAGCAGCAAAAACAATTGTTTGGTTGTCGTGGTTAACCCGTTGAATATGACTAATGGATAACTTCTTGTATGTGGCATCAAAAGTAATAACATCCCCGAAGAGTTGGTAGCCTAGTTGGCTAATCCCATCAAACTAGAACAAGTTACGTAACAAACCTCTTGAATCATGACATGCCTTAAAATTTAATTATGGATCCTTCAACCGCATATCCTCCAACTTCTTCAACACTCGTGTTGCATCACCAGGAACTTGATGCCTTTGCCTTGCAATCTCATTGTACATATCTCTGGAATCATAGCCAATAAATTCATACCCGCCTGCTTGGCTAGCTAGAAGACCAAATATATGTAAAGTGCTAATCCCAGACTTTAGCATGTTCATCATTTGCATAATATCTGCCTCTGATATTTTTCAGTAGGCAGGCAACATAGCACTGAATTGTGTATCCAATAGATTATGGTTGTGTTTGTCAGAGAAATAAAAGATATGCCACCTTCCAATTTCAGGTAcaaatttaacatccatttgggCTTTACACCTAGTTCTTGTTTCGAATCTAggctccttctttcttttttccatcGTGTAATACTTCTCCTCCCTAAATCCTTGCCTATGACATACAAACTTTTGTTCGTAAACCTCGCCAATACTATTCTTGAAAGTCTTACTCTTCCTTGCACTAAAGCCCTTTGACTTTGAGTATTTCAGATAAAAATCAAATGCAAGTTGCAAAGTAGAAAAGTGATATCTACCAATTTTCTCCACACAATTTTCACTGAAATTCAAAATTGTAATTTCTTGCATGGATTCAATCGCATAAGCAGCTTCAAGGGTATCTTCTGACGGATCAGATTTAGAAAAATACACTCCCTCGGTAAATTAATCTCTGAAATCTTGTTCGGATTCATTCTGTTCATCCATCATATCTTGGTCACAAATTAACTCTTCTTGTTGGTTAGTATCATCGTCCTCCTGGTACTGCTCATCCATCTCAGTGTCCGTAAATATATCTGACATCTTAAAAATGtccaatgaaaaagaaatttcagTACACTACGTCttataacattaaaaaaaaaaaaatagcttcCAATATTACATCAATATCCTAAATCCAAAATGATTACATAAATGTATTGTTTTGCCATATAACCACGTAAATCAAAGCAAATAAATTCGATTTAcgctcattttatttttttattggtatAAAATGAGATAACTacataaattttgaataaaatatactaattatgttatctttttaattatattttcattaacaaatttttattttaataatacatataatataaatattttatatatacacatataatgGTTACATACtagtacattttttattttaaaaaaaaaattaaaaaaataaaaaatgttaaaaaactgctggtgtttgataaaccccatttgtagggtttatcttgtattgattttaagagattttaacaccttttacccacatttattcaatgaattagcatgattttgtgattgtccccttatttgtgcttagatgtgaaaacatgctttttagccctttaacttgatgattttaatctccctttgattccactagatgccttgatgtgtttgttagtgatttcagattgaaaaggctaggaatggatcaaaggagtgaagaggaaagcatgcaaagtggagaagatcatgaaaagccaaagaattgaactcgcccatggacgcgcgcgcgcacctggcgcttacgcgcaccttgcgaattaccccatggacgcgtacgcgtgctgtgcgcgtacgcgtcgatgctggaatatgattttttaagtgaattcgcACCCAACGAATTCTGAGAGTTGTGGGGCCTAATCCTAACCAACTTTGGCacctaaactgctatttaaagccaaggattgaagagcaaagggagattcattcattcacacacattaggattagtttagagttagttttagagagagaagctctcacttctctctaggattaggattaggattagtttagttcttagatctaggttttaatctttgctctcatctacttctacctttcaattccttattGTTACATtcatccttcttctattcttttgttgtaatttcctctaTGTTGTTCTCATACtttattgtagatctactattgttccttccattttctttccattcaattcaaggtaattcataataattgtgtttcttttggttgttgttgttaattctttgcaataaatgttattagattctattcttgttgtcaatttactacgCTTTTCTttcatgccttctaagtgtttgataaaatgcttggttggattttagtatagattttgttcctcttggcctaggtagagtaattagtgactcttgcgttatctaattcctttgttgattgataattagaagttgctaattgatttgaatgcctctaaagctagtctttcctttaggagttgattaggacttgaggaatcaaattgattcatccacttgacttttctccatggttagaggttaactaagtagtagcaatgaacaatttgtggccacaattgaggaggataactaggataggacttctagttctcatatcttgccaagagctttgttagttgttagtttatttttttgccatttatatttcttgtctaaaatctcaaaaatcccaaaataactcataaccaataacaagacactttattgtaattcctagggagaacgacccgaagtttgaatactttggtttataaattttaggggtttgtactagtgacaaacaacttttgtatgaaaggattattgcttggtttagaaactatacttgcaacgagatttcattagtgaaattctaaaccgtcaaaaatccaatcatcaaaatggcgccattgccagggaattgcaatggtgttgtgttattggttattgtatatatgtgaatattgtgaatatgtttgctttttgcttctttgttagtttttagtttgttctctttatttgttactatttttttgtttttgccctctcttgctatcatgaattctcactttggctatgagtatagttacaactatgttgtaggtgatgagaactataatgagaatgtgtatcaaggatgggataaccaaaggtgggaggagccatttgcatatgatcaatcctcttggcaacaacctccaccaatgcactatgaagaagatccattctatgatgcatatcaatccaatggctatggtgaatcaccttgcgactttcaagaaccaccacatatgcctatgaaccatatcctcaacataactctcaaccatactcacaagccccttcttaccaaccaccttcatatgaccctaatccatatccatcctaccaacaatcatatgagccatatgaaccacatatagagccaccaccattccaacatcaatattttcaagagccacctcctccacattattaccaagatgaaccacatccaatatatgaaaattttcaaccacaagatgaatactactttccaccgcaacctcccatggaagaatactcatctccattgatccaagagccacatgatcctgatcatattatccaagaggaacaagagtcaagggatcgtctcaaggaagcattggatcaatttcaagcaaccatggagtgtgttgtgcaacaagtggaaagagtggaaaacattgaaccaccacaactctaccaagaagaaccaccttcctattatgaacccttctcCCAAAATGATGAaaccttccatccaccccaatctctaatggatgaaacccttggtgttcttgttcaagggcaagaagagatgaaaagggatgtgcaaaaattcatggccgccttggatgcggtaacaaagcaattagcctcccaatgcttgaacactcaaggaactcccatggctacatatggagaatcaaaagaagaacatagcatgaaggagagatcggaaactccggtggaaaaggaggaattccactttgtgttagaacaattggaggaacctatgactattgaagaagaggaggaagtggttgaagacttaggagatgcgaaacctccatgggaacctagagttatagaaaactcctccaagaagattgaagttgatgttgaagaggagtGTGCACAACCTgcaaggcatatcccatatgaagacttggaaggaataaAGCAAGAATCGAGTTCCCTTGGAGataaagatcaagcatcaaatcttagtggtggtgaatcctttgaacttgaagaaccttctcccgatgaagAAGAAagcgatgtggaggtagatttctctcaacttcccatttatgatttgagtgatggagaagagttagatgaaattgacaaacaaaggattggatttgaaaaatcttgtgaagaggtggaagtccttagaaaaagaaggacgggagttgagtacgctttgtcaagatccttggaagcttctttgcctaggttgtcatataTTCCTTCACTTGAgtaggtaaaattcatttctattagctttattgtcccacttgagtatggtttgcttgaaacaaatggtcaacttaggatgattTGTGGGATAAAGCATAAGAGaagaatgtttagtggttggcgttgcaaatcaaggctcattttggttgatacttcaaagcttagatgcaagggttgggtAAGTGCTCACTTGAATGGGTCTAAAAGGAGAGTTTGGTATCACCTTGagaatttggtgcacgaaattgtgatgtccagtttcgaacaatccctggcaacgtgagcaacttggtacgcgtaatcgtgattacactttaattatgtaaaactcatggctctttctttccctggcaatggcgccaagaacatggtgccaataccatggttcacaacttcgatacaactaaccagcaagtacactgggtcgtccaagtaataccttacgtgagtaagggtcgaatcccacggagattgttggtatgaagcaagctatggtcaccttgcaaatctcagttaggcagatataaattgataatggtgttttcgaatactaaataatagaatagggatagagatacttatgtaaatcattggtaggaatttcagataagcgaatggagatactttcgttcctctgaacctctgctttcctgctatcttcatccaatcagtcttactcctttccatggctggatttatgcaagggcatcaccgttgtcagtggctgcatcccctcctctcagtgaaaaatatgctcacatgctctatcacagcacggctaatcatctgtcggttctcgatcatgctggaataggattc
Coding sequences:
- the LOC140177557 gene encoding protein FAR1-RELATED SEQUENCE 5-like translates to MQMMNMLKSGISTLHIFGLLASQAGGYEFIGYDSRDMYNEIARQRHQVPGDATRVLKKLEDMRQLGYQLFGDVITFDATYKKLSISHIQRVNHDNQTIVFAAALMWTKLLIYLAPTLAHICNEGKIMLGDYKILVFKQKWVHLIEEFGLEDKPWVNNMYEEKHMWTTAYIRGKLFTGVRTTSRCEGLHSVVARYVGSRYDLTNFVEHFQRCVTHLRFKKFNDDYESTRGVPVMQTCIELLERFAAEVYTQEIFLLFWPFLSRVGSTRVLNIKNHDDCLKYIVCKHGRPDFLWTVEFHQEEIIFMCSCLRMESFGILCEYIVKVMVDRDICEILRSLVLDRWTKKMKSALNDASGFTRNAVVISRQSALMEFSK